A genomic segment from Triticum dicoccoides isolate Atlit2015 ecotype Zavitan chromosome 1A, WEW_v2.0, whole genome shotgun sequence encodes:
- the LOC119290792 gene encoding putative F-box/LRR-repeat protein At5g02700 isoform X2, whose translation MRQELGLEELPEDIIHHIHSLLPVHDAAHAACVSRRFRRSWRSYSSLILSERTLGFDRKNEEWKTLLIDKVDKILTNHYHNGVKVKTLKLDIGPCRDIKASYLDRWLRIIKPGIQEFSLLLPLVVKKIYSFPCLVLSNEAAASSIQSLSLFGCAFHHTSVLGQLRKLKSLSLRYVHVTEDGLGHLLSKSSILEWLEIEACSGIVCLKIPCALQQLKFLSVKKCEMVRVVEIDAPRLCSFHYWGTPVIHVQNSSQLKNVDISPVNQSGILSYARFSLPSIAHNVESLTLHGGRSENANTPMLPSKLPHLKNLKISLLEPWLSPNYDVFSLVSFLDASPALESFILRVEENAMVHDPVVGDDTEYRRKNLDFRNDSLRKVMITGFCSAKSLVELTIHILETTHSLERLTLDTTYGYDRMTCNIGKLPTARMIGKCSSLSKRALEEAHRAVETADRYIKGRVPSAVQFEVLGPCPRCHIGK comes from the exons ATGAGACAAGAACTTGGTCTGGAGGAACTCCCAGAG GACATCATACATCATATACATTCTCTCTTGCCAGTACATGATGCTGCTCATGCTGCCTGTGTGTCCCGTAGGTTTCGGCGTTCCTGGAGAAGCTATTCCAGCCTCATACTCAGTGAGCGTACACTTGGTTTCGACAGAAAAAATGAGGAATGGAAAACCCTTCTCATTGACAAAGTTGACAAAATTCTTACAAACCATTATCACAATGGGGTGAAGGTGAAGACACTTAAACTTGATATTGGCCCTTGCAGAGATATCAAAGCCTCCTACCTCGACAGGTGGCTCCGAATCATTAAACCTGGGATCCAAGAATTTAGCTTGCTGTTGCCTTTAGTCGTCAAGAAAATCTACAGCTTCCCGTGTTTAGTTTTATCTAATGAGGCAGCAGCAAGTTCAATTCAGTCTCTTAGCCTCTTTGGTTGTGCTTTTCATCACACATCAGTACTTGGGCAGTTGAGAAAATTGAAAAGTTTGAGTCTGCGTTATGTCCACGTTACTGAGGATGGATTAGGGCACTTGCTGTCTAAATCTTCCATCCTGGAGTGGCTAGAGATTGAAGCATGTAGTGGGATAGTTTGCTTGAAAATACCTTGTGCGCTGCAGCAGCTCAAGTTCCTCAGTGTTAAAAAATGCGAGATGGTGCGGGTGGTAGAGATAGATGCTCCGCGTCTTTGCTCTTTTCACTATTGGGGGACACCGGTCATCCATGTCCAAAATTCTTCGCAACTTAAGAACGTAGATATTTCACCTGTCAACCAGTCTGGTATTCTCTCTTATGCTCGATTTAGCCTTCCGTCCATCGCGCACAATGTTGAGAGCCTCACCCTGCACGGCGGTCGTAGTGAG AATGCCAACACTCCGATGCTGCCGTCCAAGCTCCCCCACCTCAAGAACTTGAAAATTTCACTCCTTGAACCCTGGTTATCCCCGAACTATGATGTCTTCTCTCTGGTTTCTTTTCTTGATGCTTCTCCTGCCTTGGAATCTTTCATCCTACGC GTAGAGGAGAATGCTATGGTGCATGATCCTGTTGTTGGAGACGACACTGAATACCGGAGGAAGAATCTGGATTTTCGGAATGACAGTCTCAGGAAGGTGATGATCACGGGCTTCTGTTCTGCCAAGAGCCTGGTTGAGCTCACAATTCACATCCTCGAGACAACACATTCACTTGAGCGCTTAACGCTGGACACAACCTATGGCTACGATAGGATGACTTGTAACATTGGCAAATTGCCAACCGCAAGAATGATTGGCAAATGTTCATCATTGAGCAAGAGAGCTCTCGAGGAAGCTCATAGAGCCGTGGAGACAGCGGATAGATACATCAAGGGAAGAGTTCCCTCGGCTGTTCAATTCGAGGTTCTGGGGCCCTGTCCTCGATGCCATATTGGAAAGTAG
- the LOC119290792 gene encoding uncharacterized protein LOC119290792 isoform X1: MSPRRARLRPGSCGSRFAAIHDALVRRTRRRHRHRHRLPAGSGSKASSTETNGATCKQGESTQNMRQELGLEELPEDIIHHIHSLLPVHDAAHAACVSRRFRRSWRSYSSLILSERTLGFDRKNEEWKTLLIDKVDKILTNHYHNGVKVKTLKLDIGPCRDIKASYLDRWLRIIKPGIQEFSLLLPLVVKKIYSFPCLVLSNEAAASSIQSLSLFGCAFHHTSVLGQLRKLKSLSLRYVHVTEDGLGHLLSKSSILEWLEIEACSGIVCLKIPCALQQLKFLSVKKCEMVRVVEIDAPRLCSFHYWGTPVIHVQNSSQLKNVDISPVNQSGILSYARFSLPSIAHNVESLTLHGGRSENANTPMLPSKLPHLKNLKISLLEPWLSPNYDVFSLVSFLDASPALESFILRVEENAMVHDPVVGDDTEYRRKNLDFRNDSLRKVMITGFCSAKSLVELTIHILETTHSLERLTLDTTYGYDRMTCNIGKLPTARMIGKCSSLSKRALEEAHRAVETADRYIKGRVPSAVQFEVLGPCPRCHIGK, encoded by the exons GTAGTGGGTCGAAGGCTTCATCAACTGAAACAAATGGTGCAACCTGCAAACAAGGTGAAAGCACGCAAAATATGAGACAAGAACTTGGTCTGGAGGAACTCCCAGAG GACATCATACATCATATACATTCTCTCTTGCCAGTACATGATGCTGCTCATGCTGCCTGTGTGTCCCGTAGGTTTCGGCGTTCCTGGAGAAGCTATTCCAGCCTCATACTCAGTGAGCGTACACTTGGTTTCGACAGAAAAAATGAGGAATGGAAAACCCTTCTCATTGACAAAGTTGACAAAATTCTTACAAACCATTATCACAATGGGGTGAAGGTGAAGACACTTAAACTTGATATTGGCCCTTGCAGAGATATCAAAGCCTCCTACCTCGACAGGTGGCTCCGAATCATTAAACCTGGGATCCAAGAATTTAGCTTGCTGTTGCCTTTAGTCGTCAAGAAAATCTACAGCTTCCCGTGTTTAGTTTTATCTAATGAGGCAGCAGCAAGTTCAATTCAGTCTCTTAGCCTCTTTGGTTGTGCTTTTCATCACACATCAGTACTTGGGCAGTTGAGAAAATTGAAAAGTTTGAGTCTGCGTTATGTCCACGTTACTGAGGATGGATTAGGGCACTTGCTGTCTAAATCTTCCATCCTGGAGTGGCTAGAGATTGAAGCATGTAGTGGGATAGTTTGCTTGAAAATACCTTGTGCGCTGCAGCAGCTCAAGTTCCTCAGTGTTAAAAAATGCGAGATGGTGCGGGTGGTAGAGATAGATGCTCCGCGTCTTTGCTCTTTTCACTATTGGGGGACACCGGTCATCCATGTCCAAAATTCTTCGCAACTTAAGAACGTAGATATTTCACCTGTCAACCAGTCTGGTATTCTCTCTTATGCTCGATTTAGCCTTCCGTCCATCGCGCACAATGTTGAGAGCCTCACCCTGCACGGCGGTCGTAGTGAG AATGCCAACACTCCGATGCTGCCGTCCAAGCTCCCCCACCTCAAGAACTTGAAAATTTCACTCCTTGAACCCTGGTTATCCCCGAACTATGATGTCTTCTCTCTGGTTTCTTTTCTTGATGCTTCTCCTGCCTTGGAATCTTTCATCCTACGC GTAGAGGAGAATGCTATGGTGCATGATCCTGTTGTTGGAGACGACACTGAATACCGGAGGAAGAATCTGGATTTTCGGAATGACAGTCTCAGGAAGGTGATGATCACGGGCTTCTGTTCTGCCAAGAGCCTGGTTGAGCTCACAATTCACATCCTCGAGACAACACATTCACTTGAGCGCTTAACGCTGGACACAACCTATGGCTACGATAGGATGACTTGTAACATTGGCAAATTGCCAACCGCAAGAATGATTGGCAAATGTTCATCATTGAGCAAGAGAGCTCTCGAGGAAGCTCATAGAGCCGTGGAGACAGCGGATAGATACATCAAGGGAAGAGTTCCCTCGGCTGTTCAATTCGAGGTTCTGGGGCCCTGTCCTCGATGCCATATTGGAAAGTAG